The window GCAGGCACGGGTGTGCGAGGGGATCCTCGCTTCATCGGGATTGGCGGTGATTGGAGCCAGGGTACCGTCATAGTCGAGACCCAGCAGGGTCCCGGGACCGCTGAAGCGTCCGAGCTCAGCCATGCCCGCAGGTGAGAACAGATGCATCATGTTAGCCCGCGCTCTTCGATGTCATTGATGGAAAGTATGCCCGCCAGCCGCTCTCGCTGGCGCAGGCGGCTCGCGTCGAGCAGCATGCGCCCGGCCCAACGGTAGATGTTGTATTCAGAGACGAGGGCCCGCATCGAACGTATGCGCGCGGCCTGCTCATCCGCTGACATGTCGAGGGCGGTGGCGAGCGCCGTGCCCGCTTCCTCGATATCATAAGGATTCACGATCAGCGCCTCGGTGAGCTCACGGGCGGCTCCGGTGAACCGGGAGAGGATGAGCACGCCGCGCTCGTCGTCCCGGGCCGCCACGAACTCTTTGGCCACGAGGTTCATGCCATCGTGCAGGCTGCTCACATAGCATAGGTCGGCAGCACGGTAGTAACGGAACACCTCGGAGGGCTCGGTATGCCGGCGGACCAGCAAGATCGGGCGCCAGGAGTCCCGCGCGAAGCGCGCGTTGATGCGCTCGGCCAGCGCCTCGACGTCCGTGTTCAGCCGGCTATAGCGCTCGATCAGCGTGCGGCTGGGTGAGGCGACTTGCAGGAAGGTAAAGCGATCGTGCAGGTCAGGGCGCCGTTCCAGCAGCCGCTCCACCGCCAATAGCCGTTCTTCGATTCCCTTGGTGTAGTCGAGCCGGTCGATGCCGACGCCGAGCAGGCCATCCTCAGGCAGACCCAGCTCCCGGAACAGGGCACGACGGCATTCCGCCGCGGGCGGCGCATCCTTGAGCCAGTGGTTGGGCCATTCCACCGAAATCGGATAGCCGCGTACCAGGGTACGACGACCCTCGCGGACCACGGCAAGATCCTCACGATCTAGCCGCGCCTCGAGGAACCGGTCGGCCGCTTCCATGAAGTTGTTGCAGTGAAAGCGGGTATGGAACCCGAGGATGCTGCTGCCCAGCAGGCCTTCGATAAGCTCGTTGTGCCACGGGCAGATGCTGATCTGCTCGGCGTTCGGCCAGGGTATGTGCCAGAACGTGAGGATGGTGGCGCGCGGGAGGCGCTCGCGCAGCATGCGCGGCAGCAAGGCGAAATGGTAGTCCTGCACCAGGATCACCGGATCGTCCGTATCGGCTTCCTCACAGACCGCGTCGGCGAACAGGCGGTTGACCTCGCGGTAACTGCTCCAATCCTCCTCCCGGAACGTCGGCCGGTTGTGGGCCACGTGGCATAGCGGCCACAGACCCTCGTTGGAGAAGCCGTAGTAGTAGCCCCGCTCCTGCTCGGGGGTCAGCCACAGGCGCCGGACCATATAGGACTCCTCGCCGGGCGGCACGCGCACATGCCCTTGGCGGTCGGCGGTCTCGCGATCCGCGGAGCCCGCGCCGTGCGCGATCCAGACACCGGAGCAGGCGCGCATCACGGGCTCCAAGGCAGTCACCAGGCCGCTGGCGGGATGCAGCACGCGCACCTCACCGTCCGGGCCGCGCTCGTGGATATAAGGTTCGCGGTTCGCGACCACGATCAGCCGCTCGCCATGCAGATGGCGGTTGAGCGTGAGCTTGAGACGCTGCGGCGTCCATACACCGCCCTGCAACTCCGCCTGCTCCTCCGTCGCCAGGCGCTGCAGGAGGTCGCGCATGTCCCGTATCAGCGGCAGGAAGTCGCGGCGCACGGACGGTTCCTTGCCTTGGGCGATGCGGCGGAGTCCTTCACTCCAGCTGTGCCATGAGAGGCGCACCGCGAACAGCGTCACCAGGGCAGCCAGCAGGGCGAGCAAGGCGAACGAGCCCAGCAGGAAGGTCTGGGTGAGTGCTTCGCGGCGCTGTGCAAAGCTCAGGTCCTGTACCAGCACCACGAAGCCGAGCAGGGCGGAGTCGTCCACCAG of the Gammaproteobacteria bacterium genome contains:
- a CDS encoding trehalose-6-phosphate synthase, whose translation is MSPRLRFTVATLTGLALLSATGAWVVNRTAHQWFDRDVALRAELAMTGARPALIDQLRRNDLRALRALLQDITRDERVMAVDVCGPDLRPRASTPNFPARFSCAEVGTKLRPTAATPAEDWRAWHATSDLPGGAVHVSAFPLVDDSALLGFVVLVQDLSFAQRREALTQTFLLGSFALLALLAALVTLFAVRLSWHSWSEGLRRIAQGKEPSVRRDFLPLIRDMRDLLQRLATEEQAELQGGVWTPQRLKLTLNRHLHGERLIVVANREPYIHERGPDGEVRVLHPASGLVTALEPVMRACSGVWIAHGAGSADRETADRQGHVRVPPGEESYMVRRLWLTPEQERGYYYGFSNEGLWPLCHVAHNRPTFREEDWSSYREVNRLFADAVCEEADTDDPVILVQDYHFALLPRMLRERLPRATILTFWHIPWPNAEQISICPWHNELIEGLLGSSILGFHTRFHCNNFMEAADRFLEARLDREDLAVVREGRRTLVRGYPISVEWPNHWLKDAPPAAECRRALFRELGLPEDGLLGVGIDRLDYTKGIEERLLAVERLLERRPDLHDRFTFLQVASPSRTLIERYSRLNTDVEALAERINARFARDSWRPILLVRRHTEPSEVFRYYRAADLCYVSSLHDGMNLVAKEFVAARDDERGVLILSRFTGAARELTEALIVNPYDIEEAGTALATALDMSADEQAARIRSMRALVSEYNIYRWAGRMLLDASRLRQRERLAGILSINDIEERGLT